One segment of Candidatus Limnocylindrales bacterium DNA contains the following:
- a CDS encoding GTP-binding protein, which yields MAKEQFKRTKPHVNVGTIGHVDHGKTTLTAAITLVQSKKGFGSYVA from the coding sequence ATGGCCAAGGAGCAATTCAAGCGCACCAAACCGCACGTCAACGTGGGCACGATCGGCCACGTCGACCACGGCAAGACCACGCTGACGGCGGCGATCACGCTGGTGCAGTCGAAGAAGGGGTTCGGCAGCTACGTGGCC
- the fusA gene encoding elongation factor G, whose protein sequence is MARKVSLARTRNIGIMAHIDAGKTTTTERVLFYTGISHKLGEVHDGAATMDWMEQEQERGITITSAATTCSWRDHRINIIDTPGHVDFTIEVERSLRVLDGAVAVFCAVGGVEPQSETVWRQADRYRVPRMAFINKMDRVGADFDNVVSQIRDRLRAPAVPVQIPIGAEENFTGVIDLLRMEAVTWDERDLGWTVLRNPVPDDMKDAAQAAREALVEAVADTDEAILEKFLEGREVGADELMAAIRKATIQMKLVPVICGSAFKNKGVQSLLDGVVDYLPSPNDIPPVTGIEPGRPDHELVRRADDNEPFSALAFKIMTDPFVGTLVFMRVYSGQAKVGDQVYNVTRDKKERVGRLLKMHANQREDVEEVLAGDIVACVGMKSAVTGDTLCDPKAPVLLESMTFPEPVISVAIEPKTKADQEKVSVALQKIAHEDPSFRVSHDDETGQTLISGMGELHLEIIVDRMTREFKVDANVGKPQVAYRETVRKQVDHKLRYAKQSGGRGQFAEVAIELSPLPAGKGFEFEDAIKGGAIPREYIPAVEKGLKDALTAGPLAGYPVIDCKVRLYDGSYHEVDSSEMAFKICSSMAFKEAARKASPVLLEPIMAVEVVVPEEYMGDVIGDLNSRRGRIQSMTGRAGAQVVAAHVPLANMFGYSTELRSRTQGRATYTMQFDHYEPVPNSVSEELTARAVGA, encoded by the coding sequence ATGGCTCGTAAAGTATCCCTCGCCCGCACGCGCAACATCGGCATCATGGCGCATATCGATGCCGGCAAAACCACCACGACCGAGCGCGTCCTGTTCTACACGGGCATCAGCCACAAGCTCGGCGAAGTCCATGACGGCGCGGCCACGATGGACTGGATGGAGCAGGAGCAGGAGCGCGGGATCACGATCACGTCGGCCGCGACGACCTGCTCCTGGCGCGATCACCGCATCAACATCATCGACACGCCCGGCCACGTCGATTTCACGATCGAAGTGGAACGCTCGCTCCGCGTGCTCGACGGCGCCGTTGCCGTCTTCTGCGCGGTCGGCGGCGTGGAGCCGCAGTCGGAGACGGTGTGGCGTCAGGCCGACCGCTACCGCGTGCCGCGCATGGCGTTCATCAACAAGATGGATCGCGTCGGTGCGGACTTCGACAACGTCGTCAGCCAGATCCGCGATCGCCTGCGCGCGCCCGCCGTGCCGGTGCAGATCCCGATCGGCGCCGAGGAGAACTTCACCGGCGTCATCGATCTCCTGCGCATGGAGGCGGTGACCTGGGACGAGCGCGACCTCGGCTGGACGGTCCTGCGCAATCCGGTCCCTGATGACATGAAGGACGCCGCCCAGGCCGCGCGCGAAGCGCTGGTCGAAGCGGTGGCCGACACCGACGAAGCCATCCTCGAGAAGTTCCTCGAGGGCCGCGAGGTCGGCGCCGACGAGCTCATGGCCGCGATCCGCAAGGCCACGATTCAGATGAAGCTGGTGCCGGTGATCTGCGGCTCCGCCTTCAAGAACAAGGGCGTGCAGTCGCTCCTGGACGGCGTCGTCGACTACCTGCCGTCGCCCAACGACATCCCGCCGGTCACCGGCATCGAGCCCGGCCGGCCCGACCACGAGCTGGTGCGCAGGGCCGACGACAACGAGCCGTTCTCGGCGCTGGCGTTCAAGATCATGACCGATCCGTTCGTGGGCACGCTCGTGTTCATGCGCGTGTATTCGGGACAGGCCAAGGTCGGCGACCAGGTCTACAACGTCACGCGCGACAAGAAGGAGCGCGTGGGCCGCCTCCTCAAGATGCACGCCAACCAGCGCGAGGACGTCGAGGAAGTGCTGGCCGGCGACATCGTCGCCTGCGTCGGCATGAAGAGCGCGGTCACCGGCGACACGCTGTGCGATCCCAAGGCCCCGGTGCTGCTCGAGAGCATGACCTTCCCCGAGCCGGTGATCTCGGTGGCCATCGAGCCCAAGACCAAGGCCGATCAGGAGAAGGTTTCGGTCGCCCTCCAGAAGATCGCTCACGAGGATCCGAGCTTCCGCGTCAGCCACGACGACGAGACCGGCCAGACGCTGATCTCGGGCATGGGCGAGCTGCACCTGGAGATCATCGTCGATCGCATGACGCGCGAGTTCAAGGTCGACGCCAACGTCGGCAAGCCGCAGGTCGCGTACCGCGAGACGGTGCGCAAGCAGGTGGACCACAAGCTGCGCTACGCCAAGCAGAGCGGCGGCCGCGGCCAGTTCGCCGAAGTGGCCATCGAGCTGTCGCCGCTGCCTGCGGGCAAGGGCTTCGAGTTCGAGGACGCCATCAAGGGCGGCGCGATCCCCCGCGAGTACATTCCGGCGGTGGAAAAGGGCCTCAAGGACGCGCTGACGGCGGGGCCGCTGGCCGGCTATCCGGTCATCGACTGCAAGGTGCGCCTGTACGACGGCTCCTACCACGAGGTCGATTCGAGCGAGATGGCGTTCAAGATCTGCTCGTCGATGGCGTTCAAGGAGGCCGCTCGCAAGGCATCGCCGGTGCTGCTCGAGCCCATCATGGCCGTCGAGGTCGTGGTGCCCGAAGAGTACATGGGCGACGTCATCGGCGACCTCAACAGCCGCCGCGGCCGCATCCAGAGCATGACCGGACGCGCCGGCGCGCAGGTCGTCGCCGCCCACGTGCCGCTGGCGAACATGTTCGGCTATTCCACCGAGCTGCGCTCGCGCACGCAGGGACGCGCCACCTACACGATGCAATTCGATCACTACGAGCCGGTGCCGAACTCGGTATCGGAGGAGCTGACGGCGCGGGCCGTCGGCGCCTGA